The Geoalkalibacter sp. genome has a segment encoding these proteins:
- a CDS encoding type II toxin-antitoxin system RelE/ParE family toxin, producing MKVTWTETAQDHLAAIYAYISKDSPRYALRMVDRLTRRSQQIAQAPLSGRRVPEYELDQVRELFEGPFRIIYHIKPEQIDVIAVIHGSRNLLGDRDERQ from the coding sequence ATGAAGGTTACCTGGACGGAAACGGCGCAAGATCACCTGGCAGCTATTTATGCATATATTTCAAAAGATTCTCCTCGATATGCCTTGCGCATGGTTGATCGCCTCACACGCCGTTCGCAGCAAATCGCACAGGCACCTCTTTCAGGCCGCCGTGTTCCGGAATATGAACTTGACCAGGTTCGAGAACTGTTTGAGGGACCTTTTCGCATCATCTACCACATCAAGCCTGAACAGATCGATGTCATCGCGGTGATTCATGGATCCCGCAATTTGCTCGGCGACAGGGACGAACGCCAATAA
- a CDS encoding DUF488 domain-containing protein yields MPPIHIRRAYEPPEPDDGFRVLVDRLWPRGIARERLKCDLWLKEIAPSPELRRWFGHEPRRFAEFRRRYVAELDGKSEILAALRARAASGSLTLIYAARDPRCNHAAVLKEYLEGQPNPDKMDPAGSTT; encoded by the coding sequence ATGCCCCCAATCCACATCCGCAGAGCCTATGAACCCCCGGAGCCGGACGACGGTTTTCGCGTGCTGGTTGATCGTCTCTGGCCCAGGGGTATCGCCCGGGAGCGACTCAAATGCGATCTGTGGCTCAAGGAGATTGCTCCCAGTCCGGAATTGCGGCGCTGGTTCGGCCATGAACCTCGGCGCTTCGCGGAGTTTCGGCGACGCTATGTCGCCGAGCTTGACGGCAAGTCCGAAATCCTTGCCGCTCTCCGCGCCCGCGCGGCGAGCGGTTCTTTGACGCTGATTTATGCCGCGCGGGATCCGCGCTGCAATCATGCGGCGGTGCTCAAGGAGTACCTGGAGGGGCAGCCGAATCCGGACAAGATGGACCCTGCCGGTTCCACGACCTAA
- a CDS encoding MFS transporter: MATHQHKQVSVLALSTMSFTVCFAVWVMFSIIGIPIKQTLQLSDTQFGLLAATPILTGSLIRLPLGMWTDKYGGRIVFAVLMLSTIIPIYLISLATQYWQFLLLGLFVGAAGGSFSVGIAYTGRWFSQKRRGLAMGIFGAGNAGAAVTKFVAPALVVAYGWQAVPRVYALAMAITVVLFWLFTYSEPHHLVGKQVTIREQLAALKDIRVWKYCQYYSIVFGGYVALSLWLTKYYISEYGFGIQTAALIAAIFVLPSGVIRALGGWLSDRFGAHTVTWWVMWTSCISLFFLSYPQHQVIIQTIRGEMTLNLGLNVWVFTALLFVVGIAWGFGKASVFKYIGDEYPHNIGVISGIVGLMGGLGGFFFPIIFGMLLDLTGINSSIFMLLFIITCWSLIWMYTTEVRGVKTLKLIASTGQEAAEAERRARQEAGSSNPDREVVPGGGDSAHQRI, from the coding sequence ATGGCGACCCACCAGCACAAGCAGGTTTCGGTTCTGGCCCTGAGTACGATGTCTTTCACCGTCTGCTTCGCGGTGTGGGTGATGTTCTCCATCATCGGCATCCCCATCAAGCAGACTCTGCAACTCAGCGACACCCAATTCGGTCTGCTGGCGGCCACGCCGATTCTGACCGGTTCGCTGATCCGCCTGCCCCTGGGCATGTGGACCGACAAGTACGGCGGCCGGATCGTGTTCGCCGTGCTGATGCTGTCCACCATCATCCCCATCTATCTCATCAGCCTGGCGACCCAGTACTGGCAGTTTTTGCTGCTCGGTCTGTTCGTCGGCGCGGCGGGCGGCTCGTTTTCCGTGGGCATCGCCTACACCGGCCGCTGGTTCAGCCAGAAACGGCGCGGCCTGGCCATGGGGATCTTCGGCGCCGGAAACGCCGGGGCGGCGGTGACCAAGTTCGTGGCGCCCGCCCTGGTGGTGGCCTACGGCTGGCAGGCCGTGCCCCGCGTTTACGCCCTGGCCATGGCGATCACGGTGGTGCTGTTCTGGCTCTTCACCTACAGCGAGCCGCACCATCTGGTCGGCAAGCAGGTCACGATCCGCGAGCAGCTGGCGGCGCTCAAGGACATCCGGGTGTGGAAATATTGCCAGTATTATTCCATCGTGTTCGGCGGCTACGTGGCGCTGTCCCTGTGGCTGACCAAATACTACATCAGCGAATACGGCTTCGGTATCCAGACCGCGGCCCTCATCGCCGCCATCTTTGTCTTGCCCTCGGGCGTGATCCGCGCCCTGGGCGGCTGGCTTTCCGATCGCTTCGGCGCCCATACCGTGACCTGGTGGGTGATGTGGACCTCCTGCATCAGCCTGTTCTTTCTCTCCTATCCCCAGCACCAGGTCATCATCCAGACCATTCGCGGGGAAATGACCCTGAATCTGGGGCTCAATGTCTGGGTGTTCACCGCGCTGCTCTTTGTCGTCGGCATCGCCTGGGGCTTCGGCAAGGCGTCGGTGTTCAAGTACATCGGCGACGAATATCCTCACAACATCGGTGTCATTTCCGGGATCGTCGGCTTGATGGGCGGATTGGGCGGATTTTTCTTTCCCATCATCTTCGGCATGCTCCTCGATCTGACGGGCATCAACAGCAGCATTTTCATGTTGCTGTTCATCATCACCTGCTGGTCGCTGATCTGGATGTACACCACCGAGGTGCGCGGCGTGAAGACCTTGAAGCTGATCGCCTCGACGGGACAGGAGGCGGCGGAAGCCGAGAGGCGGGCGCGGCAGGAGGCCGGATCGAGCAACCCGGACCGCGAGGTCGTGCCGGGTGGCGGGGACTCGGCGCATCAACGAATTTGA
- the narI gene encoding respiratory nitrate reductase subunit gamma, with product MMDLVLFGIFPYVAVALAVCVGIYRYFVDRYSWSSHSSQFLESRLLFWGSVPWHYAILVILLAHFLAFLFPQGWGTLLGRPLRLYLLEASGMALGIATLIALILLLARRAGNPRLSAVTTVADWVVLWLLLLQVATGVYIAFTLRWGSVWYLHTASPWLWSLVKFDPQVQYLAVLPTVVKLHAINAFVLIAILPFSRLVHVITVPLSYLGRPYQVVAWYRQRRSA from the coding sequence ATGATGGATCTGGTTCTGTTCGGAATTTTTCCCTACGTGGCGGTGGCCCTGGCGGTATGCGTGGGCATTTACCGTTACTTCGTCGATCGCTATTCCTGGTCGTCCCATTCGTCGCAGTTCCTGGAGAGCCGGCTGCTGTTCTGGGGATCGGTGCCCTGGCATTACGCGATTCTGGTGATCCTGCTCGCGCATTTCCTGGCCTTTCTCTTTCCCCAGGGCTGGGGAACGCTGCTGGGGCGCCCCCTGCGGCTCTACCTGTTGGAAGCCAGCGGCATGGCCCTGGGCATCGCCACCCTCATCGCCCTGATCCTGTTGCTCGCGCGGCGCGCCGGCAATCCACGCCTCTCCGCCGTGACCACGGTGGCCGACTGGGTGGTGCTCTGGCTGCTGCTGTTGCAGGTGGCCACGGGCGTCTATATCGCCTTCACCCTGCGCTGGGGCTCGGTCTGGTATCTGCACACCGCCAGCCCCTGGCTGTGGTCGCTGGTGAAGTTCGATCCCCAGGTGCAATATCTCGCCGTGCTGCCGACGGTGGTCAAGCTGCACGCCATCAACGCCTTCGTCCTGATCGCCATTCTGCCGTTCTCGCGGCTGGTTCACGTCATCACCGTGCCCCTGTCCTACCTGGGGCGTCCCTATCAGGTGGTGGCCTGGTACCGGCAGCGCCGCTCGGCTTGA
- a CDS encoding nitrate reductase subunit alpha, with product MSWIKDIFDPKARAWEEFYRNRNQCDKVVRSTHGVNCTGSCSWNVHVKDGIVAWELQATDYPPLEEGIPPYEPRGCQRGAAFSWYLYSPLRIKYPYVRGTLMDLWRQAKTVHADPVAAWASIVDNPQSRKSYQKARGKGGFRRSSWEEVEEIICASIIHTILKYGPDRLVGFSPIPAMSMLSFAGGSRFMQLLGGVNLSFYDWYCDLPNASPEIWGEQTDVAESADWYNSKYIAVMGSNVNMTRTPDAHFLVEARHAGAKVTVLSPDFSMTSKHADWWIPAHAGQDGAFWMAVNHVILKEFHHGAQTPYFLDYLQRYTDSPFLIVLDKKGEGFRPGRMLTAAVFEDYQAEENAGFKYLIWDENDQAPRMPLGTLGFRWQEKKGEWNLQLKDGKTGQELSPALTLLKGDAEVLEVGFDDFASGRAQKRGVPVRYVETTEGRVPVATIYDLLMAQFGVGRGLPGDYPRDYDAEESPYTPAWQEKFTGIDRANVIQFAREWASTAEKTQGKCSIIIGAGINHWYHANLIYRAGIVALMLCGCVGRNGGGLNHYVGQEKLAPVAPWATIAGALDWTRPPRFQNTPSFHYVHSDQWRYERTADEVRINPVAEKTPLSSDHTIDHQIRAVRSGWLPFYPQFDRSPTRVVKEAQAAGAADNQGIINWTVKQLADKKMKFAVEDPDAPENWPRFWIIWRGNALMSSAKGHEYFLKHYLGTHHNSVAPETAEESVKEVKWHKQAPEGKLDLVVDINFRMDTSALYSDIVLPTATWYEKDDLNSTDMHSFIHPLQAAVPPCWEAKSDYDIFKGLAKGISRLAQTHLPQPVRDIVAVPLQHDTPAEMAQPTIKDWSKGECEPIPGKTMPGLAVVERDYVNLYNRFISFGPAARQNGIGAHGLSWGIEDMYDDLKRTNPTVRWNGQDYPSLSDAREAANIILALAPETNGEAAYRAFKAEEKKVGLPLTDLAESNRDVRTTFADIAAKPRRLLTSPCWSGLTNNGRAYTSYSFNVERLVPWRTLSGRQHFYLDHEGYIAAGEHLPTYKPKPDPSSLQDIVVSKPGEKSILLNYLTPHGKWGIHSTYGDNHRMLTLSRGCHPFWINDRDAEEIGVIDNDWVEVFNDHGVVVTRAVVSARLPRGICLIYHSPERTIGVPKSPLRGNRRAGGHNSLNRVRLKPNLMLGGYGQFTYGWNYWGPTGANRDTFILVRKLQGEPQY from the coding sequence ATGAGTTGGATAAAGGACATTTTCGATCCCAAAGCGCGGGCCTGGGAAGAATTCTACCGCAACCGCAACCAGTGCGACAAAGTGGTGCGCAGTACCCACGGCGTCAACTGCACCGGCAGCTGCTCGTGGAACGTGCACGTCAAGGACGGCATCGTTGCCTGGGAACTGCAGGCCACGGATTACCCGCCCCTGGAAGAGGGCATTCCCCCCTACGAGCCGCGCGGCTGCCAGCGAGGCGCGGCCTTTTCCTGGTATCTCTACAGTCCGCTGCGCATCAAGTACCCCTATGTGCGCGGCACCCTCATGGATCTGTGGCGGCAGGCCAAGACCGTCCATGCCGATCCGGTGGCCGCCTGGGCGTCCATCGTCGACAATCCGCAGAGCCGCAAGAGCTACCAGAAGGCCCGCGGCAAGGGCGGTTTCCGGCGCAGCAGCTGGGAGGAGGTCGAGGAGATTATCTGCGCCTCGATCATTCACACCATTCTAAAATACGGCCCCGACCGCCTGGTTGGATTCTCGCCGATTCCCGCCATGTCCATGCTCAGTTTCGCCGGCGGCTCGCGTTTCATGCAGCTGCTGGGGGGCGTCAACCTGAGCTTCTACGACTGGTACTGCGATCTGCCCAACGCCTCGCCGGAAATCTGGGGCGAGCAGACCGACGTCGCGGAAAGCGCCGACTGGTACAACAGCAAGTACATCGCGGTGATGGGCTCAAACGTCAACATGACCCGCACCCCCGATGCCCATTTCCTCGTCGAGGCGCGCCACGCCGGCGCCAAGGTGACGGTGCTCTCGCCGGATTTCAGCATGACCTCCAAGCACGCCGACTGGTGGATTCCGGCCCATGCCGGGCAGGACGGCGCCTTCTGGATGGCGGTCAATCACGTCATTCTCAAGGAATTTCATCACGGCGCCCAGACGCCCTATTTCCTCGACTATCTCCAGCGCTACACGGACAGTCCCTTTCTCATCGTCCTCGATAAAAAAGGGGAGGGCTTCCGTCCCGGGCGCATGCTCACGGCGGCCGTTTTCGAGGACTACCAGGCCGAGGAAAACGCCGGATTCAAGTACCTGATCTGGGACGAGAACGACCAGGCGCCGCGCATGCCCCTGGGCACCCTGGGTTTTCGCTGGCAGGAGAAAAAAGGTGAGTGGAACCTGCAATTGAAGGACGGCAAGACCGGGCAGGAGCTTTCACCGGCACTGACGCTGCTCAAAGGCGATGCCGAGGTGCTGGAGGTCGGTTTCGATGATTTCGCCTCGGGTCGGGCGCAAAAACGCGGCGTGCCGGTGCGTTACGTGGAGACCACCGAGGGGCGCGTGCCCGTCGCGACCATCTATGATCTGCTCATGGCGCAGTTCGGCGTGGGCCGCGGTCTGCCCGGCGATTATCCGCGCGACTACGACGCGGAAGAGAGCCCTTACACGCCGGCCTGGCAGGAAAAGTTCACCGGCATCGATCGCGCCAACGTCATTCAATTCGCCCGTGAATGGGCTTCCACCGCCGAGAAGACCCAAGGCAAGTGCTCCATCATCATCGGCGCAGGCATCAACCACTGGTACCACGCCAACCTCATCTACCGCGCCGGGATCGTCGCGCTGATGCTGTGCGGCTGCGTGGGACGCAACGGCGGCGGCCTCAACCACTACGTCGGTCAGGAAAAACTCGCTCCCGTGGCGCCCTGGGCGACCATCGCCGGGGCCCTGGACTGGACGCGTCCGCCGCGTTTCCAGAACACCCCGTCCTTTCACTACGTGCACAGCGACCAGTGGCGCTACGAGCGCACCGCCGACGAAGTGCGCATCAACCCGGTGGCGGAGAAAACGCCCCTGAGCTCGGATCACACCATCGATCATCAGATTCGTGCCGTGCGCAGCGGCTGGCTGCCGTTCTATCCCCAGTTCGACCGCAGCCCGACGCGGGTGGTCAAGGAGGCCCAAGCCGCCGGCGCCGCCGACAACCAGGGCATCATCAACTGGACGGTCAAGCAGTTGGCGGACAAAAAGATGAAATTCGCCGTCGAGGATCCCGACGCGCCGGAAAACTGGCCGCGATTCTGGATCATCTGGCGCGGCAATGCTCTCATGTCGAGCGCCAAGGGCCACGAGTACTTCCTCAAGCATTATCTCGGCACCCACCACAACAGCGTGGCGCCGGAGACCGCCGAGGAATCGGTGAAAGAGGTCAAGTGGCACAAGCAGGCGCCCGAGGGCAAGCTCGACCTGGTGGTCGATATCAACTTCCGCATGGATACCTCGGCGCTCTATTCGGATATCGTGCTGCCCACGGCGACCTGGTACGAAAAGGATGATCTCAACAGCACCGACATGCACTCTTTCATCCATCCCCTGCAGGCGGCGGTGCCGCCCTGTTGGGAGGCCAAGAGCGATTACGACATCTTCAAGGGCCTGGCCAAAGGCATCAGCCGGCTGGCCCAGACGCACCTGCCCCAGCCGGTGCGCGACATCGTGGCGGTGCCCTTGCAGCACGACACGCCCGCCGAGATGGCCCAGCCGACCATCAAGGACTGGAGCAAGGGCGAGTGCGAACCCATTCCCGGCAAGACCATGCCGGGTCTCGCGGTGGTGGAGCGCGACTACGTCAATCTCTACAACCGCTTCATCTCCTTCGGACCCGCCGCGCGGCAGAACGGCATCGGCGCCCACGGACTCTCCTGGGGCATCGAGGATATGTATGACGACCTCAAGCGCACCAATCCGACGGTCCGGTGGAACGGTCAGGACTATCCCTCCCTCTCCGATGCCCGCGAAGCCGCCAACATCATTCTCGCCCTGGCGCCGGAAACCAACGGCGAGGCCGCTTATCGCGCCTTCAAGGCCGAGGAGAAGAAGGTCGGCCTGCCCCTGACCGATCTGGCGGAAAGCAACCGCGACGTGCGCACCACCTTCGCCGACATCGCCGCCAAGCCCCGGCGTCTGCTGACCAGCCCCTGTTGGAGCGGTCTGACCAACAACGGTCGCGCCTACACCTCCTACAGCTTCAACGTCGAGCGTCTGGTGCCCTGGCGCACCCTGAGCGGCCGCCAGCATTTCTATCTCGACCACGAGGGCTACATCGCCGCCGGCGAACATCTGCCGACCTACAAGCCCAAGCCCGATCCCAGCAGCCTGCAGGACATCGTGGTGAGCAAGCCGGGCGAAAAGAGCATCCTGCTCAATTATCTCACCCCCCACGGCAAATGGGGCATCCACAGCACCTACGGCGACAACCACCGCATGCTGACTCTTTCGCGCGGCTGTCATCCCTTCTGGATCAATGACCGCGACGCCGAGGAGATCGGCGTCATCGACAACGACTGGGTCGAGGTGTTCAACGACCACGGCGTGGTGGTCACCCGGGCCGTGGTCAGCGCCCGCCTGCCGCGCGGCATCTGCCTCATTTACCACTCTCCGGAGCGCACCATCGGCGTGCCCAAGTCGCCGTTGCGCGGCAATCGCCGCGCCGGCGGCCACAACAGCCTCAACCGCGTGCGCCTCAAGCCCAATCTGATGCTCGGCGGCTACGGCCAGTTCACCTACGGCTGGAACTACTGGGGACCGACCGGCGCCAACCGCGACACCTTCATCCTGGTGCGCAAACTCCAGGGTGAACCGCAGTATTGA
- a CDS encoding PAS domain-containing protein, translating to MAQSIDKELCRGILENAPDAILFADREGVIRYWNAGAEAVFGFSEGEALGQSLDLIIPERLRVRHWSGYHKVMATGETHYGRELLSVPALHKTGGQISSEFSIILLKDKVGQILGIGAIMRDVSKRRQEEKALRDRLAALEGTRH from the coding sequence ATGGCTCAATCCATCGACAAGGAACTTTGCCGCGGCATTCTCGAGAATGCTCCCGATGCCATCCTGTTTGCCGATCGCGAAGGCGTGATTCGCTACTGGAACGCGGGCGCCGAAGCGGTGTTCGGCTTTTCCGAGGGCGAGGCCCTCGGCCAGTCCCTCGACCTGATCATTCCAGAACGTTTGCGCGTTCGGCACTGGAGCGGTTATCACAAGGTCATGGCCACCGGCGAGACCCATTACGGCCGGGAGTTGCTGTCGGTGCCGGCCCTGCATAAAACCGGCGGACAGATCTCCAGCGAATTTTCCATCATCCTGCTCAAGGACAAGGTCGGCCAGATTCTTGGAATCGGAGCGATCATGCGCGACGTCAGCAAGCGGCGGCAGGAGGAGAAGGCGCTGCGGGACCGGCTGGCGGCATTGGAGGGGACAAGGCATTAG
- the narH gene encoding nitrate reductase subunit beta encodes MNIRAQVSSVFHLDKCIGCHTCSIACKNIWTDRKGSEYMWWNNVETKPGTGYPSRWEDQRSYKGGWEKVGTQLRLKMGGRGGTLGKIFHNPHLPTMDDYYEPFTYKYEDLTHAAAGDDQPTARPISMVSGKPMEIEAGPNWDDDLSGSNIYAANDPGVLKLSAEEQAQMFAIEKMVMFYLPRICNHCVNAGCVAGCPSGAIYKRGEDGIVVISQDKCRGWRMCVSACPYKKTYYGWNTGKSEKCILCYPRQEAGEAPGCFHSCVGRIRYLGVLLYDADRIEEVAMREDADLAAAQRDMILDPFDPQVQAEARRAGIDAQVLDAAQRSPVYRFVKEWGIALPLHPEFRTLPMLFYVPPLLPVLSTEQQGTQKLADDFFTSLEQARLPIRYLAGLFAGGNEEEVKAVYRKLIAVRLQQRAQSVGDLDEGEVARAREQAQLSAEAVSAIYRITSLTRIEERIVIPPMLREQAIEAGVDTETHRQGMGFGSRRAPGRRW; translated from the coding sequence ATGAATATACGCGCGCAGGTTTCCTCGGTTTTTCATCTCGACAAGTGCATCGGCTGCCATACGTGCAGCATCGCCTGCAAGAACATCTGGACCGACCGCAAGGGGTCGGAATACATGTGGTGGAACAACGTCGAAACCAAACCCGGCACCGGTTATCCAAGCCGCTGGGAAGACCAGCGGAGCTATAAGGGCGGCTGGGAGAAGGTCGGCACCCAGTTGCGGCTCAAGATGGGCGGCCGCGGCGGGACCCTGGGGAAGATTTTTCACAATCCCCATCTGCCGACCATGGACGATTACTACGAGCCCTTCACGTACAAGTACGAGGATCTGACCCACGCCGCGGCCGGCGACGATCAGCCCACGGCGCGGCCAATCTCCATGGTGAGCGGCAAGCCCATGGAGATCGAGGCCGGTCCCAACTGGGACGATGATCTCTCGGGCTCCAACATCTACGCCGCCAACGACCCCGGCGTGCTCAAGCTCAGCGCCGAGGAGCAGGCGCAGATGTTCGCCATCGAGAAGATGGTCATGTTCTATCTGCCGCGTATCTGCAATCACTGCGTCAACGCCGGCTGCGTGGCCGGCTGCCCGTCGGGGGCGATCTATAAGCGCGGCGAGGACGGCATCGTGGTGATCAGCCAGGACAAATGCCGCGGCTGGCGCATGTGCGTTTCGGCCTGCCCCTACAAGAAAACCTATTACGGCTGGAACACCGGCAAATCGGAGAAATGCATCCTCTGCTACCCCCGCCAGGAAGCCGGCGAAGCACCGGGATGCTTTCATTCCTGCGTGGGGCGGATTCGCTACCTCGGCGTGCTGCTCTACGACGCCGATCGCATCGAAGAGGTCGCCATGCGCGAGGACGCGGATCTGGCCGCCGCGCAGCGCGACATGATCCTCGATCCCTTTGATCCGCAGGTGCAGGCCGAGGCCCGCAGGGCCGGCATTGACGCGCAGGTGCTCGACGCGGCGCAACGATCACCGGTGTACCGATTCGTCAAGGAATGGGGCATCGCCCTGCCGCTGCATCCCGAGTTTCGCACCCTGCCCATGCTGTTTTACGTGCCGCCGCTCCTGCCGGTTTTGTCGACGGAGCAGCAGGGCACGCAAAAACTGGCCGATGACTTTTTCACCAGCCTTGAACAGGCGCGCCTGCCGATTCGCTACCTGGCCGGCCTGTTCGCCGGCGGCAACGAGGAGGAAGTCAAGGCCGTGTATCGCAAGCTCATCGCCGTGCGCTTGCAGCAGCGGGCGCAAAGCGTCGGCGATCTGGACGAGGGCGAAGTGGCCAGGGCGCGTGAGCAGGCCCAGTTGAGCGCCGAGGCGGTGAGCGCCATCTATCGCATAACGTCGCTGACGCGTATCGAAGAGCGCATCGTCATCCCGCCCATGCTGCGCGAACAGGCCATCGAAGCCGGCGTGGATACCGAAACGCACAGGCAGGGCATGGGCTTCGGCAGTCGCCGGGCGCCCGGGAGGCGCTGGTGA
- a CDS encoding MFS transporter → METKVRTAGAPEKGPNLSHWEPENPTFWEQQGKRIAQRNLWISIPNLLCGFAVWLMWGIITVQMLNLGFPFTPAEMFTLTAISGLTGATLRIPASFMIRIAGGRNTIFLTSAMLIIPALGAGIALQSQQTPLWVFQLLAFLSGIGGGNFACSMSNISTFFPKRQQGLALGLNAGLGNFGVTTMQILIPAVMTVGLFSFIGASEPMTLIKDSGTLIGKIPAGTDTWIQNAGFIWVAILIPLVIAAWFGMNNLLPITPEPGHPLAAFGRVTGLYLIGFFTAGVGLYLYMPPPTGLGILNMWLAMVLIIVATLMLMRAVPGKIGANMARQFAIFKDKHTWSMTVLYILTFGSFIGFSMALPLSITVIFGFSTQEVNGVMQRVANPGAPSALTYAWMGPFVGALIRPVGGWISDKVGGSIVTQIIAGIMVIASGAAGYIMKLAYNSPNPEQYFTWFLLLFILIFAATGIGNGSTFRTIGVIYDREKAGPVLGWTSAVAAYGSFVAPLVIGEQIRGGTPENAMYGFAVFYALCMILNWWFYLRSNAYVKNP, encoded by the coding sequence ATGGAAACCAAAGTTCGTACCGCCGGCGCACCGGAAAAAGGACCGAATCTGAGCCACTGGGAACCGGAAAATCCCACTTTCTGGGAACAGCAGGGCAAGCGCATCGCCCAGCGCAACCTGTGGATCTCCATCCCCAACCTGCTGTGCGGCTTCGCCGTCTGGCTGATGTGGGGCATCATCACCGTGCAGATGCTCAATCTGGGCTTTCCCTTCACGCCCGCCGAGATGTTCACCCTCACCGCCATTTCAGGCCTGACGGGGGCGACGCTGCGCATTCCGGCCTCCTTCATGATCCGCATCGCCGGGGGGCGCAATACCATCTTTCTCACCTCGGCCATGCTGATCATTCCGGCCCTCGGCGCGGGGATCGCCCTGCAGAGCCAGCAAACTCCCCTCTGGGTGTTTCAACTGCTGGCTTTTCTCTCCGGCATCGGCGGCGGCAATTTCGCCTGCTCCATGAGCAACATCAGCACCTTCTTCCCCAAGCGCCAGCAGGGATTGGCTCTCGGGCTCAACGCCGGTCTGGGCAATTTCGGCGTCACCACCATGCAGATTCTGATTCCGGCGGTGATGACCGTCGGCCTGTTCAGCTTCATCGGCGCCTCCGAACCCATGACCCTGATCAAGGACAGCGGCACTTTGATCGGCAAGATCCCGGCCGGCACGGACACCTGGATCCAGAATGCCGGCTTCATCTGGGTGGCGATCCTCATCCCCCTGGTGATCGCGGCCTGGTTCGGCATGAACAATCTGTTGCCCATCACTCCCGAGCCGGGACATCCCCTGGCGGCCTTCGGGCGCGTGACCGGACTCTATCTCATCGGCTTTTTCACGGCGGGCGTCGGCCTCTATCTGTACATGCCGCCGCCGACCGGCCTCGGCATCCTGAATATGTGGCTGGCGATGGTCCTGATCATTGTCGCGACCCTGATGCTGATGCGGGCGGTGCCAGGCAAGATCGGCGCCAACATGGCCCGACAGTTTGCCATCTTCAAGGACAAGCACACCTGGTCCATGACCGTTCTCTACATTCTCACCTTCGGCTCCTTCATCGGCTTTTCCATGGCGCTGCCCCTGTCCATCACCGTCATCTTCGGCTTCAGCACCCAGGAAGTGAACGGCGTCATGCAGCGCGTCGCCAACCCCGGCGCGCCCAGCGCCCTTACCTATGCCTGGATGGGGCCTTTCGTCGGCGCCCTGATAAGGCCGGTGGGCGGCTGGATTTCCGATAAGGTGGGCGGCTCCATCGTCACGCAGATCATCGCCGGCATCATGGTGATCGCCTCCGGGGCGGCGGGCTACATCATGAAGCTTGCCTACAACTCGCCCAATCCCGAGCAGTATTTCACCTGGTTTCTGTTGCTGTTCATCTTGATTTTTGCCGCCACCGGCATCGGCAACGGCTCCACCTTCCGCACCATCGGCGTGATCTACGACCGCGAGAAAGCCGGACCCGTCCTGGGCTGGACGTCCGCCGTGGCCGCCTATGGCTCCTTCGTGGCACCCTTGGTCATCGGCGAACAGATTCGCGGGGGCACGCCGGAAAACGCCATGTACGGCTTCGCCGTTTTCTACGCCTTGTGCATGATTCTCAACTGGTGGTTCTATCTGCGGAGCAACGCCTACGTGAAAAATCCCTGA
- the narJ gene encoding nitrate reductase molybdenum cofactor assembly chaperone, with translation MTMDETTYRKICAHFASLLSYPRPDLAHLAQTCRDLLAAEHPAASAALESFRRFAVLQEQAHLEEIYTATFDLQPHCHPYVGYHLFGEGKQRPFFMVKLQECYQRHGYACRGELPDHLSEVLGFLAMVEDETARQELVEDGLLPALGKMNQGADAATHPYADVLRALEDFLAAETPAGNATCLLQEVES, from the coding sequence ATGACGATGGATGAAACCACCTATCGCAAGATCTGCGCGCATTTCGCGTCGCTGCTGAGCTATCCGCGGCCGGATCTGGCCCACCTGGCCCAGACCTGCCGCGATCTGCTGGCCGCCGAGCATCCGGCGGCGTCCGCCGCCCTGGAATCCTTCCGGCGCTTCGCGGTGCTGCAGGAACAGGCGCACCTGGAGGAAATCTATACCGCGACCTTCGATCTTCAGCCCCATTGCCATCCCTACGTCGGCTATCACCTGTTCGGCGAGGGCAAACAACGGCCCTTCTTCATGGTCAAGCTCCAGGAATGCTACCAGCGGCACGGATATGCCTGCCGGGGCGAACTGCCCGATCATCTGTCGGAAGTCCTGGGCTTTCTGGCGATGGTGGAGGATGAAACCGCGCGGCAGGAGCTGGTGGAGGACGGTCTGTTGCCGGCCTTGGGGAAGATGAACCAGGGCGCGGATGCGGCCACCCATCCCTACGCCGATGTGCTGCGCGCCCTGGAGGATTTTCTCGCCGCCGAAACACCGGCCGGGAACGCAACCTGTCTCTTACAGGAGGTTGAATCATGA